In the Flagellimonas sp. MMG031 genome, one interval contains:
- a CDS encoding heme-binding domain-containing protein, translated as MKKSIKIIALVFLVGFVGIQFFPTSRNQSDTIPKTDFMLVNDVPKQVENIIKTSCYDCHSNNTDYPWYNKVQPVAWFLEDHVTHGKEELNFNEWADYSNRRKNSKLKSIISQIENGEMPLWSYTLIHREAKLSEDKRKTVLDWVSKLKDSL; from the coding sequence GTGAAGAAAAGTATAAAAATCATAGCACTAGTGTTTTTGGTCGGGTTTGTGGGGATACAGTTTTTTCCCACTTCCCGAAACCAAAGCGACACAATACCAAAAACTGACTTTATGCTTGTGAACGATGTACCGAAACAAGTGGAGAACATCATCAAGACCTCTTGCTACGATTGCCATAGCAACAACACGGATTATCCTTGGTACAACAAAGTGCAACCCGTTGCCTGGTTTTTGGAGGATCATGTTACCCATGGCAAGGAAGAATTGAATTTTAACGAATGGGCCGATTATTCAAACAGAAGAAAGAACAGCAAGTTAAAATCGATCATAAGTCAGATAGAAAATGGAGAAATGCCCCTTTGGTCTTATACACTAATTCATAGGGAAGCAAAACTTTCGGAGGACAAGAGGAAAACCGTTCTCGATTGGGTTTCAAAATTAAAGGACAGTTTATAA
- a CDS encoding DUF3347 domain-containing protein: protein MRKSNVTTGILAMAIITLSATSCKDKKKVQENQEGHQTEQMEDSGHMDGAMEDHSQMDHDNMNHGEMAMMSSEVIADYLTLKNALVSDDKDGAAKAGEKLEGSLKNFDTSKFSDEQQDELKDIIEDATEHAEHIAKSDIGHQREHFKTLSKDVVDMVAITGTENTLYEQYCPMYDNNKGGAWLSMNEEIKNPYFGDKMLTCGKVQREIN from the coding sequence ATGAGAAAATCAAATGTAACAACTGGAATTTTGGCCATGGCAATCATAACCCTATCGGCCACATCTTGCAAAGACAAGAAAAAAGTGCAGGAAAACCAAGAAGGTCACCAAACAGAACAAATGGAGGACAGCGGCCATATGGATGGCGCTATGGAAGACCATTCGCAAATGGACCATGACAACATGAATCATGGCGAAATGGCAATGATGTCATCTGAAGTCATCGCTGACTATCTGACGCTAAAGAATGCTCTTGTGTCCGATGACAAAGATGGGGCCGCAAAGGCAGGAGAAAAGCTTGAAGGCAGCCTAAAGAACTTCGATACGAGCAAATTCAGTGATGAACAGCAGGATGAGCTGAAAGACATTATTGAAGATGCCACCGAACATGCAGAACATATCGCGAAAAGTGACATCGGGCATCAACGTGAGCACTTTAAAACCTTGAGCAAAGATGTAGTCGATATGGTCGCCATTACTGGTACAGAAAATACTTTGTATGAACAATATTGCCCAATGTATGATAACAACAAAGGAGGTGCCTGGCTAAGCATGAATGAAGAAATCAAAAATCCATATTTCGGGGATAAGATGCTCACTTGTGGAAAAGTACAAAGGGAAATCAACTAA
- a CDS encoding permease, with translation MNEFLKQWGEAAYTTTGFFWMALWAFILGYIISSMIQIFVTEKRMQKTMGENEGKSVLLGTFFGFISSSCSFSALAGTKSIFKKGASFVSSIAFLLASTNLVIELGIIISIFLGWQFVVGEYVGGILLIGISWILIRLINPKKLIEKARKNIENEDDDEMDGSKDWKKQIKNEDSWARVAKKYKMEWQMVWKDVTVGFTVAGITAAFVPDSFFQTLFINSGQGNTDFTFLEILEHIVVGPVAAFLTFIGSMGNIPLAALLFSKGVSFAGVMAFIFSDLVVFPVLRINAKYYGWKMSLFILFLLFTALIGTSLTLHYGFDLLGILPDPSQVKIQDKEHFKIDYTFFLNVAFLIISAYLVYLGFFKKKDVEHSMSEMAPKSPLLESVLKYAAFICYIWLAGGLIVKFLVN, from the coding sequence GTGAACGAATTTTTAAAACAATGGGGCGAAGCCGCCTATACGACTACCGGATTTTTCTGGATGGCGCTTTGGGCATTCATTTTGGGTTATATCATCAGTAGTATGATACAGATTTTCGTGACCGAAAAACGGATGCAAAAAACAATGGGCGAAAACGAAGGCAAAAGTGTGCTGTTGGGCACGTTTTTCGGCTTTATAAGTAGCTCGTGCAGTTTTTCTGCTTTGGCAGGTACAAAATCCATCTTTAAGAAAGGTGCAAGTTTTGTGTCTTCCATTGCTTTTCTGTTGGCATCGACCAATCTCGTCATAGAATTGGGGATTATCATTTCCATCTTTTTAGGTTGGCAGTTCGTGGTGGGCGAATATGTAGGTGGTATTCTCTTGATTGGTATTTCGTGGATTCTGATACGACTCATCAATCCTAAAAAACTCATCGAAAAAGCCCGCAAAAATATCGAAAATGAAGATGATGATGAGATGGACGGTTCCAAAGATTGGAAGAAACAAATCAAGAACGAAGACAGTTGGGCGCGCGTTGCCAAAAAATACAAGATGGAATGGCAAATGGTCTGGAAGGATGTAACCGTAGGTTTTACCGTTGCGGGTATTACAGCGGCTTTTGTGCCAGATTCGTTTTTTCAGACCTTATTTATAAATAGTGGTCAAGGCAATACAGATTTCACTTTTCTCGAAATTCTGGAACATATTGTTGTTGGTCCAGTTGCCGCATTCTTAACATTTATCGGTTCAATGGGTAACATCCCATTGGCAGCATTACTATTCAGCAAAGGCGTAAGTTTTGCGGGCGTAATGGCCTTTATTTTTAGCGATTTGGTGGTTTTTCCAGTACTGAGAATCAATGCAAAGTATTATGGTTGGAAAATGTCACTCTTTATTCTATTCTTACTTTTCACGGCATTGATTGGCACCTCTTTGACCTTGCATTATGGTTTCGATTTGCTGGGAATATTGCCCGACCCTTCGCAGGTCAAGATTCAGGATAAGGAACATTTTAAGATTGATTATACCTTTTTCTTGAACGTTGCTTTTCTCATCATTTCGGCCTATCTCGTTTATCTGGGTTTTTTCAAAAAAAAAGATGTAGAACATTCAATGAGCGAGATGGCACCCAAGAGTCCATTGTTGGAAAGTGTTTTAAAATATGCAGCCTTCATCTGTTATATATGGCTCGCTGGGGGACTTATTGTAAAATTTTTAGTGAACTAA
- a CDS encoding AraC family transcriptional regulator — MSHMLHIKNMVCPRCVTAVYNVLKKIGIDYSNVQLGQVTLKEELTAKQENQLQTELNKLGFSLIGNRKSQLIERMKNLVIEKIFHSRQELNVKLTDYVGSEIGLDYKYLSSLFSSVEIITFEQYVISQKIERVKELLIYDELSLKEIAHQLDYSSVAYLSNQFKKINGMAPTQFKKSALQNRKSLDNI; from the coding sequence ATGAGCCATATGCTGCACATAAAAAACATGGTCTGCCCAAGATGTGTTACGGCGGTATACAATGTTCTGAAAAAGATTGGTATTGATTATTCCAATGTGCAACTGGGCCAAGTCACATTGAAGGAAGAACTGACCGCAAAACAAGAAAATCAATTACAAACCGAATTGAATAAGCTGGGTTTTTCTTTGATCGGTAATCGCAAGTCTCAATTGATCGAGCGTATGAAAAATCTTGTAATAGAAAAAATTTTTCATTCAAGACAAGAATTAAACGTCAAATTGACCGATTATGTTGGTTCAGAAATAGGTCTGGATTACAAGTACTTAAGTTCCCTTTTCTCTTCCGTGGAGATTATCACTTTTGAACAGTATGTCATTAGCCAAAAAATTGAAAGGGTTAAGGAATTGCTCATCTATGACGAGCTAAGCTTAAAGGAAATAGCCCATCAGTTAGACTATAGCAGTGTCGCGTATTTAAGCAACCAGTTCAAAAAAATCAATGGTATGGCACCTACACAATTTAAGAAAAGTGCCCTTCAAAATAGAAAATCGCTGGATAACATATAA
- a CDS encoding DUF2231 domain-containing protein, whose protein sequence is MKKTVSFLVLLLSLMSLHASAPKSIENSSGYSANSLGTFNTVELSEKPQQHTETHAEKPINKEEVGLDEFDNLHPLVVHFPIVLLLFAALLQGIQLFVLKRNLDWVILFLIGTGFIGAYVAGTFVHPHTHGLTDVAQKILDNHDKYADWTIWSSALAAVLKIISLFWIKLNRGFEIAVLFIMAFSAFSVSQAGHYGAQLVYIQGVGPQGQYLETERAGEESHSH, encoded by the coding sequence ATGAAAAAAACGGTCTCATTTTTAGTATTACTTCTAAGCCTAATGTCGCTTCATGCAAGTGCACCTAAGTCCATTGAGAACAGTTCAGGGTATTCGGCGAATAGTTTAGGAACCTTTAATACTGTTGAATTGTCCGAAAAACCACAGCAACATACCGAAACCCACGCCGAAAAGCCCATAAACAAAGAAGAGGTAGGTTTGGATGAATTCGACAATTTACATCCGTTGGTAGTGCATTTTCCTATCGTACTCCTGTTGTTTGCGGCATTGCTCCAAGGTATTCAGCTCTTCGTCCTTAAAAGGAACTTGGACTGGGTTATCCTGTTTCTTATCGGTACGGGTTTTATTGGGGCCTACGTAGCGGGAACTTTTGTACACCCGCATACCCATGGCCTTACGGATGTAGCTCAAAAAATCCTGGACAACCATGATAAATATGCAGATTGGACTATTTGGTCAAGTGCTTTGGCCGCAGTTTTAAAAATTATCAGCCTTTTTTGGATAAAACTGAATCGAGGTTTTGAAATTGCCGTTCTCTTTATTATGGCCTTTTCGGCGTTCTCCGTTTCGCAAGCAGGGCATTATGGCGCTCAGCTCGTTTATATTCAGGGTGTTGGACCACAGGGCCAGTATTTGGAAACTGAAAGGGCAGGGGAAGAAAGCCATTCGCATTGA
- a CDS encoding heavy metal-associated domain-containing protein gives MKRRYEIEGMTCNGCRNHVENALLNVAGVADVSVDLKDAEATVESQFEVPLENLQEALKNAGNQYKIQPVN, from the coding sequence ATGAAAAGAAGATACGAAATAGAAGGAATGACCTGTAACGGCTGTAGAAATCATGTTGAAAATGCACTTTTAAACGTCGCAGGAGTGGCCGATGTATCTGTCGATTTGAAGGATGCCGAAGCAACGGTAGAGTCGCAATTTGAAGTGCCTTTGGAAAATTTGCAAGAGGCCTTAAAAAATGCTGGTAATCAATATAAAATACAACCTGTAAATTGA
- a CDS encoding ion channel, giving the protein MDKEKDIETTGAFYGQLFNSSKYVLLVMLIASVIELYALPTMEGFYAMIILLALTLLKIGFIIALSFNQLMKIIGQSHLLSHVLVLFGYLIVLIVFSFAIDYTALQFVDAIHFKMNNSIGKDGLSVFFDLSYFSLITFSSVGYGDIVPISLPAKTLVALEVALRFFVLVFGIANVNRIRVNK; this is encoded by the coding sequence ATGGATAAAGAAAAAGACATAGAAACCACAGGGGCATTTTATGGACAGCTTTTCAATAGCTCAAAGTATGTTCTATTGGTGATGCTTATTGCTTCAGTAATCGAACTGTATGCGCTACCTACTATGGAAGGGTTTTATGCTATGATTATCCTACTGGCCTTAACATTACTAAAGATAGGATTCATTATAGCCTTGTCCTTTAACCAATTGATGAAGATAATTGGTCAGAGCCATCTATTGAGCCACGTACTGGTGTTGTTCGGATACCTGATTGTGTTGATAGTTTTCTCGTTTGCAATAGATTACACAGCGTTGCAGTTTGTGGATGCTATTCATTTTAAAATGAACAACAGTATTGGCAAAGATGGACTGTCGGTATTTTTTGATTTATCCTATTTCAGTTTGATAACATTCTCATCAGTAGGATATGGTGATATAGTCCCAATTTCCTTACCCGCGAAAACCTTGGTGGCGCTTGAAGTGGCACTGCGGTTTTTCGTCCTGGTCTTTGGTATCGCAAATGTGAATAGAATACGAGTAAATAAATAA
- a CDS encoding DUF3347 domain-containing protein — protein MKNLKHGVVTLLMLGTTMGYAQHKIELNHDHSKMEMKVVELEFNDKNIANAYEHYEHIKNDLVGSNPGDTQKGAVMLNEALEKIEGSEAALAASQKIAATDNLERQRKAFSDLSNEMEPLLKGTVTSGKIYKDFCPMALNGGAYWLSAIKDIRNPYYGAKMLSCGKVTAIIEK, from the coding sequence ATGAAGAATTTAAAACATGGTGTAGTAACCCTGCTCATGTTGGGGACTACAATGGGCTACGCACAGCACAAAATAGAACTGAACCATGACCATAGCAAGATGGAGATGAAAGTGGTCGAGTTGGAATTTAACGACAAGAACATCGCCAATGCCTACGAACATTACGAGCACATTAAAAATGACTTGGTCGGTTCCAATCCGGGCGATACCCAAAAGGGAGCGGTTATGTTGAACGAAGCGCTAGAAAAAATCGAGGGTTCCGAAGCGGCATTGGCGGCCTCGCAAAAAATCGCTGCTACCGATAATTTAGAGAGACAGCGAAAGGCTTTTTCCGATTTGAGCAATGAAATGGAACCCTTGTTGAAAGGAACCGTTACATCGGGAAAAATCTATAAGGATTTCTGCCCCATGGCCTTGAACGGAGGTGCTTATTGGTTATCTGCCATTAAGGACATCCGCAACCCATATTATGGAGCAAAAATGCTAAGCTGTGGAAAAGTGACAGCCATCATCGAAAAGTAA
- a CDS encoding DUF305 domain-containing protein: MENKEKKVNNYLKFFAMIGTSMVAMFFLMYTHSYQIIDHFWYSETRFFMTLIMGGSMVIIMLLYMLQMYKDRNKNIAILALGVLLIAGGIWLVRSQVTVSGVDYMEGMIPHHSIAILTSERSQIKDIRVRKLADEIIKAQRREIMEMQWLINDIKKNGIVETEEEKEKRSLPKFEGSLTEETTNLD; encoded by the coding sequence ATGGAAAATAAAGAAAAGAAAGTCAACAATTACTTAAAGTTCTTCGCAATGATCGGTACCTCAATGGTCGCGATGTTCTTTTTAATGTACACACACTCCTATCAGATTATCGATCACTTCTGGTATAGTGAAACCAGGTTCTTTATGACGTTGATCATGGGTGGGTCCATGGTTATTATCATGCTGCTGTATATGCTACAGATGTACAAAGACCGCAATAAGAATATTGCCATCTTGGCTTTGGGTGTTTTGCTGATCGCAGGCGGAATATGGCTGGTCAGGAGCCAGGTTACGGTTTCCGGTGTTGACTATATGGAAGGTATGATTCCCCATCATTCCATCGCTATCCTAACTAGTGAACGATCTCAAATAAAAGATATTAGGGTAAGAAAACTTGCCGATGAGATCATCAAAGCGCAGCGTCGGGAAATAATGGAAATGCAATGGTTAATCAACGATATCAAGAAAAATGGGATAGTAGAAACAGAAGAAGAAAAGGAAAAGCGTTCGCTTCCCAAATTTGAAGGATCGCTTACCGAAGAAACAACAAACCTTGACTGA
- a CDS encoding efflux RND transporter periplasmic adaptor subunit yields MNKNIIYIVVAALAVGLLGGYFIFSNAEADQSAIKDLSDMSDSHDHSGESENQMWTCSMHPQIMQPEPGDCPICGMDLIPAETGATGLSANEIKMTDNALALANIRTSTVGTGGSDGSSLKLSGKIRENEEANATQATYFAGRIERLNVNYTGENVAKGKLLATIYSPELVSAQQELLTAASMKESQPALYNAVRNKLKLWKLSDNQIDKIEEVGKVQENFPVYATVSGTITDIMVEEGDYVKQGQPLYKIANLNSVWAVFDAYENQIASLKEGQEVKITTNAYPNEEFTAKISFVDPLLNSSTRTVMVRAILNNKDNLLKPGMFVEGTIKAAEMQMENTVIIPASAVMWTGERSVVYVKTNPNEPVFEMREVALGSTNGDTYTIISGLEKGDQIVTNGTFTVDAAAQLQGKKSMMNAEGGKTMTGHEGHLGMQEGDKMEPSTSTGTDHSKMKKRIEVSSEFQGQLKQVFEAYIDVKDALVNDDGAAAQKEAKQMEESLAKVDMKLLKDKEAHDHWMTIQKELKASSNAVASTSEIKEQRDHFKHLSAHMISGVQLFGVNQKVYNSYCPMADSNKGANWLSLEKEIRNPYYGEAMMTCGEIRGTIQ; encoded by the coding sequence ATGAACAAGAACATCATTTACATTGTAGTAGCCGCCTTAGCGGTCGGTTTATTGGGGGGATATTTTATTTTCTCAAACGCTGAGGCCGATCAATCGGCCATAAAAGATCTTTCGGATATGTCCGATAGCCATGACCATTCCGGAGAATCCGAGAATCAGATGTGGACCTGCTCCATGCACCCACAGATTATGCAACCCGAACCGGGAGACTGCCCAATCTGCGGTATGGATCTCATTCCTGCTGAAACCGGAGCGACGGGGCTTAGTGCCAATGAAATAAAAATGACGGACAACGCCTTGGCCTTGGCCAATATACGCACCTCTACCGTTGGTACAGGTGGTTCGGATGGGAGTTCACTTAAACTCTCAGGAAAGATTCGCGAGAACGAAGAAGCCAATGCTACCCAAGCTACATATTTTGCGGGTCGCATTGAACGGCTAAATGTGAATTATACCGGAGAGAACGTTGCCAAGGGCAAACTTTTGGCAACCATCTATTCCCCAGAATTGGTAAGCGCACAACAAGAGCTGTTGACGGCCGCATCCATGAAGGAATCGCAACCGGCATTATACAATGCCGTTCGCAATAAATTAAAATTATGGAAGCTTTCTGACAATCAAATAGATAAGATAGAAGAAGTGGGCAAAGTGCAGGAAAACTTTCCAGTCTATGCCACAGTTTCAGGAACGATTACCGATATCATGGTTGAAGAAGGAGATTATGTAAAACAAGGGCAGCCTTTGTACAAAATTGCCAACTTAAATTCCGTTTGGGCGGTATTCGATGCCTATGAAAATCAGATAGCATCGTTGAAGGAGGGTCAGGAGGTCAAGATAACGACGAATGCCTATCCCAATGAAGAATTTACGGCAAAAATATCCTTTGTAGACCCGTTACTTAATTCTTCTACAAGAACGGTCATGGTAAGGGCAATACTTAACAATAAGGATAATCTCTTGAAGCCGGGTATGTTCGTGGAAGGTACGATCAAAGCTGCCGAAATGCAGATGGAGAATACCGTTATCATACCGGCCAGTGCCGTAATGTGGACGGGGGAACGATCGGTGGTTTATGTAAAGACCAATCCCAATGAGCCTGTCTTTGAAATGCGCGAAGTTGCCCTTGGAAGTACCAATGGCGATACCTATACAATAATTAGCGGGCTTGAAAAGGGGGATCAAATTGTGACCAACGGAACATTTACCGTTGATGCGGCCGCACAGTTACAGGGTAAAAAATCGATGATGAACGCAGAGGGAGGCAAAACCATGACCGGGCATGAGGGTCATTTGGGTATGCAGGAAGGAGATAAAATGGAACCCTCAACAAGTACGGGCACCGACCATTCTAAGATGAAAAAAAGGATTGAAGTATCAAGTGAGTTTCAAGGTCAGTTGAAGCAGGTTTTCGAAGCCTATATAGATGTTAAGGATGCTTTGGTAAATGATGATGGCGCGGCCGCACAAAAAGAAGCAAAACAAATGGAAGAAAGTTTGGCCAAAGTCGATATGAAGTTGCTAAAAGACAAAGAGGCCCATGATCATTGGATGACCATTCAAAAAGAGCTCAAAGCATCGTCAAATGCAGTGGCCAGCACTTCTGAGATCAAGGAGCAAAGGGACCACTTTAAACATTTATCGGCCCACATGATCAGCGGTGTTCAGCTTTTTGGAGTCAATCAAAAAGTGTACAACAGCTATTGCCCGATGGCAGATAGCAATAAGGGAGCCAATTGGCTAAGCCTGGAAAAGGAGATTCGAAACCCATACTACGGAGAAGCAATGATGACTTGTGGGGAAATTAGGGGAACGATACAATAA
- a CDS encoding FMN-binding glutamate synthase family protein, translating to MRRIFLISSITLLVVLAGLIMWKPHFWWLALLITPFMLLGLRDYFQKTDNIKRTYPLLGRITKLLEKQRHVVQETVLLNRTEGKPFNWIQKEIVYKRAEDAVKNQPFGTQIPYDEVGREWFTHSTYPVKEIKDDFRVAIGSSKCSKPYSASILNLAGMSYGSISKNATLALNGGAKIAGFAQNTGEGGFTPYHQEYGADIIFQFGTGYFGCRTEEGNFDPKKFVEIASNEVVKMIEIKVSQGAKPGFGAILPAKKNTEEIAKYRDVEKGTEILSPPHHAAFGTDLEMVAFIQELRKLSAGKPIGIKMCIGQQDEFERMVRIFAEKQNYPDFIAIDGAEGGSGAAHMESLHWAGMPIIEAVHFANGILKKYGLRDEIKVMAAGKIISAFDIYRMLALGADACYSARGMMFALGCVQSLKCNLDTCPTGITTMEPSRVASLVVEDKKTKVANYHKNTMEAFKELLKSMGIENRRGITKMYIKRRISENKAKGYDEIFIDNK from the coding sequence ATGAGAAGAATATTTTTAATATCGTCGATAACGCTTTTAGTGGTACTTGCAGGGCTCATAATGTGGAAGCCTCATTTCTGGTGGCTTGCGCTGTTGATCACACCTTTTATGCTTCTCGGCTTAAGAGACTATTTTCAAAAAACCGATAATATCAAAAGAACCTATCCGTTGTTGGGCAGGATTACGAAGCTTCTGGAAAAACAACGTCACGTCGTTCAAGAAACGGTTTTATTGAATAGAACAGAGGGAAAACCTTTCAATTGGATACAGAAAGAAATTGTTTATAAACGTGCCGAGGACGCGGTCAAAAACCAACCCTTTGGAACGCAGATTCCGTATGACGAAGTTGGTCGCGAATGGTTTACCCATTCCACGTATCCTGTTAAGGAAATCAAAGATGATTTTAGGGTTGCCATAGGGAGTTCAAAATGCTCAAAACCCTATTCAGCGAGCATTCTAAATCTGGCAGGGATGAGCTATGGTTCCATCAGTAAAAATGCAACGCTGGCCCTTAACGGCGGTGCAAAAATTGCTGGCTTTGCGCAAAATACCGGCGAAGGTGGATTTACGCCCTACCATCAGGAATATGGAGCTGATATTATCTTTCAGTTCGGTACAGGCTATTTTGGGTGTAGGACAGAAGAAGGGAATTTCGACCCTAAAAAATTTGTGGAAATCGCATCCAATGAAGTGGTCAAAATGATTGAAATAAAAGTCTCACAGGGTGCAAAACCCGGTTTTGGGGCCATTCTTCCTGCCAAAAAAAATACCGAGGAAATCGCAAAGTACAGGGACGTAGAAAAAGGAACCGAAATTCTATCGCCACCACATCACGCTGCATTTGGTACTGATTTGGAAATGGTAGCTTTTATCCAAGAATTACGGAAGCTTTCCGCTGGAAAGCCCATAGGGATTAAAATGTGCATCGGACAGCAGGATGAATTCGAAAGAATGGTCCGCATTTTCGCCGAAAAGCAAAACTATCCGGATTTTATAGCCATAGACGGTGCAGAAGGTGGTTCCGGTGCTGCACATATGGAATCGCTGCATTGGGCTGGAATGCCAATAATTGAAGCCGTGCATTTCGCAAACGGCATTCTTAAAAAGTATGGGTTGCGCGATGAAATAAAAGTAATGGCAGCAGGAAAAATAATTTCAGCTTTTGATATCTATAGAATGTTGGCACTTGGTGCCGATGCTTGCTATAGTGCCAGAGGGATGATGTTTGCCTTGGGCTGCGTACAATCCTTAAAATGCAATCTGGATACCTGCCCTACGGGAATCACCACAATGGAACCTTCAAGGGTCGCATCATTGGTAGTAGAAGATAAAAAGACCAAAGTAGCCAACTACCATAAAAACACTATGGAAGCCTTTAAGGAGCTGCTTAAATCAATGGGAATTGAAAATAGAAGGGGTATCACCAAAATGTATATAAAGAGAAGAATCAGTGAGAATAAAGCAAAAGGCTATGATGAAATTTTTATAGATAACAAATAA
- a CDS encoding PepSY domain-containing protein, with product MVNRKTAKWIRKAHRYLGIFLGIQFLMWTISGMYFSWTDIDEIHGDQFKNQKPKQTAFSDLLGTGQLDSTQPIQTLELLEIAEEPYYWINEAKLYNAKTGEEKDGITKEEAQEVAQRYILPELKIAAIKRIEEVGDHHEYRGRPLPAYEISYETPQNLKAYVAVENGAFQTVRHRDWRWFDFLWMTHTMDYDTRDNFNTLLLRSFSLLGLITVLSGFVLWYISSPSIRKIKKQI from the coding sequence ATGGTCAACAGAAAAACAGCAAAATGGATTCGAAAAGCCCACCGCTACTTGGGCATCTTCCTAGGTATTCAGTTCCTGATGTGGACGATTAGCGGGATGTATTTTAGCTGGACGGATATCGATGAAATACACGGCGACCAGTTCAAAAACCAGAAGCCAAAACAGACGGCTTTTTCAGATTTATTGGGTACAGGCCAATTAGATAGTACGCAGCCCATCCAAACGCTTGAATTATTGGAAATAGCAGAAGAACCTTACTATTGGATAAACGAAGCAAAGCTTTATAATGCCAAAACAGGAGAGGAAAAGGACGGTATCACTAAAGAAGAAGCCCAAGAGGTAGCACAAAGATATATACTTCCAGAGCTTAAAATAGCCGCAATAAAAAGGATAGAAGAAGTCGGAGACCACCACGAATATCGAGGACGTCCCCTACCGGCTTATGAGATTTCGTATGAAACACCACAAAATTTAAAGGCTTATGTGGCTGTCGAAAATGGGGCGTTTCAAACGGTGCGGCATAGAGATTGGCGCTGGTTCGACTTTCTGTGGATGACCCATACCATGGACTATGACACAAGAGATAATTTCAACACCCTTTTGTTAAGGTCATTTTCGCTTTTGGGACTAATAACCGTGTTGAGCGGCTTTGTCCTATGGTATATATCATCGCCATCTATTCGAAAGATAAAAAAACAGATTTAG
- a CDS encoding nuclear transport factor 2 family protein, translated as MQTLKSTTVTMLLIIATSPLCGQDAKTEKEAVLTVMKSYKDALQNLTTDGTFELFTEDSEVFESGGVEGTYSHYIEHHLGPELGHFEKFEFSDYEIDVKVDVPYAFTTETYIYTIVLNPDDKGNSRTIKKKGVATSILKKIDGKWKIIKTHSSSRNIK; from the coding sequence ATGCAAACACTAAAATCAACTACAGTAACAATGTTGCTCATAATAGCGACAAGTCCACTATGTGGTCAAGATGCAAAAACAGAAAAAGAAGCAGTGCTTACAGTAATGAAAAGCTATAAGGATGCCCTACAAAACCTAACGACCGATGGTACTTTCGAATTATTTACCGAGGATTCCGAGGTTTTTGAATCGGGAGGCGTCGAGGGTACGTACAGCCACTATATAGAACATCATTTAGGACCGGAATTAGGTCATTTTGAAAAATTCGAATTTTCAGATTATGAAATCGATGTAAAGGTAGATGTACCCTATGCCTTTACTACCGAAACGTACATATATACCATTGTCCTCAATCCAGACGACAAGGGAAATAGCCGGACTATAAAGAAAAAAGGGGTAGCAACCTCAATCCTTAAAAAAATAGATGGAAAATGGAAAATAATAAAAACCCATTCATCTTCAAGAAATATTAAGTAA
- a CDS encoding DUF2911 domain-containing protein: MSRYISISIVFGLLLITSCKEKKTEPMPEPSKEAITDQPPKKVLSPHTSAMATIGNAHIHIDYSSPGVRDRMIFGGLLAYDEVWQAGAHMATWIETDTDIEIDGKELKAGKYGFFTIPSKEEWIIILNSNWNQHGKDEYDEKDDVIRFKVTPIIADSLKEHLEYNIDKISDTEGEITLAWEKVKVVIPFKVK; encoded by the coding sequence ATGAGTAGATATATTTCAATTAGTATAGTGTTTGGTCTTCTTCTTATTACCAGCTGTAAAGAGAAGAAAACGGAGCCAATGCCAGAACCGTCAAAAGAAGCAATCACAGACCAACCGCCAAAAAAAGTGTTAAGCCCTCACACCTCTGCAATGGCGACCATTGGTAATGCGCACATCCATATTGATTATTCATCGCCAGGGGTTAGGGACAGGATGATTTTTGGTGGTTTGCTGGCGTATGACGAAGTCTGGCAAGCTGGGGCACATATGGCTACGTGGATAGAGACGGATACGGATATAGAAATAGATGGTAAGGAACTAAAAGCAGGTAAATATGGATTTTTTACCATTCCTTCAAAGGAAGAATGGATCATCATTTTAAATTCCAATTGGAACCAGCACGGTAAGGATGAATATGACGAAAAAGATGATGTAATACGATTTAAGGTGACACCGATTATTGCGGATAGCCTAAAGGAACACTTAGAATATAATATCGATAAAATTAGTGATACTGAAGGTGAGATAACATTAGCTTGGGAAAAAGTTAAAGTAGTAATTCCATTCAAAGTAAAATAA